A genomic region of Mycolicibacterium poriferae contains the following coding sequences:
- a CDS encoding molybdopterin-dependent oxidoreductase produces MTDHDRAWQPTACILCECNCGIVVDVDDRSLARIRGDKSHPASRGYTCNKALRLDHYQNNRNRLASPMRREADGTYTEIDWDTAIAEIAAGFRGIVDTHGGDTILYYGGGGQGNHLGGAYSGAFLKALGSHYRSNALAQEKTGEHWVDAQLYGNHTRGEFEHAEVSVFVGKNPWMSQSFPRARVVLNDIAKDPARSMVVIDPVVTDTAKMADFHLRVRPGTDAWCLAALAGVLVQENLCDETFLTEHVTGVDAVRAVFAEVPVDDYAQRSGVSADLVRAAARRIATVTSVAVFEDLGVQQAPNSTLCSYLNKMLWILTGNFAKRGGQHLHSSFAPLFRAGGVGRTPVTGAPVIGGLLPSNVIVEEILTDHPDRFRAMIVESSNPAHSVADSGMMRRALGELELLVVIDVAMTETARLAHYVLPAASQFEKAEATFFNLEFPHNTFHLRHRLMEPLPGTLPEPEIWARLMRALGVVGDAELAPLRAAAQRSRADFTAAFLTTVGENPGLGKVLPFVLYETLGPALPEGLSGAAALWGLAQKAAMTYPEAVRRAGHADGNALFDAILAGRSGVTFTVHEYEDDFALIAHEDRKIALEIPALLADTRALAAAPIGLTSSEFPIVLSAGERRAFTANDIIRDPAWRTRDADGALRISVEDARELGLADGSRALITTATGRAEATVEISAAMQPGHASLPNGYGVDFVDDDGSARAPGVAPNALTSVGWRDAYAGTPWHKHVPARIEPVPALAAPGASRG; encoded by the coding sequence ATGACCGACCACGACCGCGCCTGGCAACCCACCGCCTGCATCCTCTGTGAATGCAATTGCGGCATCGTCGTCGACGTCGACGACCGGTCCCTGGCGCGCATCCGGGGAGACAAGAGCCATCCGGCTTCGCGCGGCTACACCTGTAACAAGGCGCTGCGACTGGATCACTACCAGAACAACCGCAACAGACTGGCCTCCCCGATGCGTCGGGAGGCGGACGGCACCTACACCGAGATCGACTGGGACACCGCGATCGCCGAGATCGCCGCTGGATTCCGCGGAATCGTCGACACCCACGGCGGTGACACGATTCTGTACTACGGCGGCGGTGGGCAGGGCAACCATCTGGGCGGCGCCTACAGCGGCGCGTTCCTCAAGGCGCTCGGGTCGCACTACCGCTCGAACGCGTTGGCGCAGGAGAAGACCGGGGAGCACTGGGTCGATGCGCAACTGTACGGCAACCACACCCGCGGCGAATTCGAACATGCCGAGGTGTCGGTGTTCGTCGGTAAGAACCCGTGGATGTCCCAGAGCTTCCCGCGCGCCCGGGTGGTGCTCAACGACATCGCCAAAGACCCGGCCAGGTCCATGGTCGTGATCGATCCGGTCGTCACCGACACCGCGAAGATGGCTGACTTCCATCTGCGGGTACGGCCCGGAACCGACGCATGGTGTCTGGCCGCGCTGGCCGGGGTTCTCGTACAGGAGAACCTCTGCGACGAAACGTTTCTCACCGAACATGTCACCGGCGTCGACGCGGTGCGCGCAGTGTTCGCCGAGGTGCCGGTCGACGATTACGCGCAGCGTAGCGGCGTGTCGGCGGACCTGGTGCGCGCCGCTGCGCGGCGCATTGCGACCGTCACCAGCGTCGCGGTCTTCGAAGACCTCGGCGTGCAGCAAGCGCCCAACAGCACGCTGTGCTCCTACCTGAACAAGATGCTGTGGATCCTGACCGGCAACTTCGCCAAACGCGGCGGGCAGCATCTGCACTCGTCGTTCGCGCCTCTGTTCCGTGCCGGCGGGGTGGGCCGAACCCCGGTGACCGGTGCGCCCGTCATCGGCGGGCTGTTGCCCAGCAACGTCATCGTCGAGGAGATCCTGACCGACCACCCCGACCGGTTTCGCGCCATGATCGTCGAGAGCAGCAATCCGGCGCACTCCGTGGCCGACTCCGGCATGATGCGCCGCGCTCTGGGCGAGCTGGAGTTGCTCGTCGTCATCGATGTGGCCATGACCGAGACTGCTCGACTGGCCCACTATGTGCTGCCGGCGGCCTCGCAGTTCGAGAAGGCCGAGGCGACGTTCTTCAATCTGGAATTCCCGCACAACACCTTCCACCTTCGGCACCGCCTCATGGAGCCGTTGCCGGGAACTCTGCCCGAACCGGAGATCTGGGCCCGGCTGATGCGCGCTCTGGGCGTCGTCGGCGATGCCGAGTTGGCGCCGCTGCGTGCAGCAGCCCAGCGAAGCCGTGCGGACTTCACCGCAGCATTTCTCACCACGGTCGGTGAGAACCCGGGCCTCGGTAAGGTGCTGCCCTTTGTGCTCTACGAAACCCTGGGCCCGGCACTGCCGGAGGGGCTTTCAGGTGCGGCCGCGCTGTGGGGACTGGCGCAGAAGGCTGCCATGACCTATCCCGAAGCGGTCCGGCGCGCCGGGCATGCCGACGGTAATGCGTTGTTCGACGCCATCCTGGCAGGCCGCTCGGGGGTGACGTTCACCGTTCACGAGTACGAGGACGATTTCGCCCTCATCGCGCACGAGGACCGCAAGATCGCGCTGGAGATCCCCGCGTTGCTCGCCGACACGCGAGCGCTGGCCGCGGCACCGATCGGCTTGACGAGCTCTGAGTTCCCGATCGTCTTGTCGGCCGGTGAGCGGCGGGCCTTCACCGCCAACGACATCATCCGCGACCCGGCCTGGCGCACCCGCGACGCCGACGGCGCACTGCGCATCAGCGTCGAGGACGCCCGCGAACTCGGGCTGGCGGACGGCAGCCGCGCGCTGATCACCACCGCGACCGGCCGAGCCGAGGCGACTGTGGAGATCAGCGCTGCGATGCAACCCGGACATGCCTCGCTGCCCAACGGCTACGGCGTCGACTTCGTCGACGACGACGGATCTGCTCGAGCCCCCGGCGTGGCGCCCAATGCACTGACGTCGGTGGGGTGGCGCGACGCCTACGCCGGGACGCCGTGGCACAAGCACGTGCCCGCGCGGATCGAGCCGGTACCGGCCCTCGCGGCGCCAGGCGCGAGCCGGGGCTGA